From Carassius auratus strain Wakin chromosome 22, ASM336829v1, whole genome shotgun sequence, a single genomic window includes:
- the LOC113040034 gene encoding basigin-like isoform X1, whose amino-acid sequence MRRKLFGVILAVCIGWFQAEALTAGFIKSPLSQMKLIEDSAELDCEVIGNPIPEVQWWFIEGEEPIETVTQLFDGAKEDRVRINATYINHATSTLILTNLTLNDTGVYECRASNDPDRNDLRTPPKVKWIRSQANVIVFEHPVITTKPEVVSDQNQTSATLSCNLTNTTFLVKGNYWTHNGKTIEKSESTPGKYFIEHIIKKIDYHSAGIYACFFQTEPEVNATIEVKVPPYVGAYKHSENANENDKAVLTCVSHGYPLPTDWSWYKLGENEDEKVPIVNGTVDKYEIKSTPNKTMLYVKDLDINADMGMYQCQGTNEMGSASDQIQLRVRSQLAALWPFLGIVAEVIILITIIFIYEKRRKPDEISDDDDSGSAPLKSNAATNHKDKNVRQRNSN is encoded by the exons ATGAGAAGGAAGCTGTTTGGCGTAATTCTCGCCGTTTGTATCGGTTGGTTTCAAGCCGAGGCTTTGACAG CGGGCTTCATAAAATCGCCCTTGTCTCAGATGAAACTCATAGAAGACAGTGCCGAGCTGGATTGCGAGGTCATAGGGAACCCCATCCCCGAAGTTCAGTGGTGGTTCATTGAGGGCGAAGAGCCGATTGAAACGGTCACCCAGCTGTTTGACGGTGCAAAAGAGGATCGCGTACGCATCAATGCCACTTATATCAACCACGCCACCAGCACGCTCATCCTCACCAACCTAACTCTCAACGACACGGGTGTTTACGAGTGCCGTGCTTCAAATGACCCTGACCGCAATGACCTCAGGACCCCACCCAAAGTCAAGTGGATTCGCTCGCAAGCGAACGTTATAGTGTTTGAAC ATCCAGTCATCACGACCAAACCAGAGGTGGTGAGCGACCAGAACCAGACCTCTGCAACACTCAGCTGCAACCTTACCAACACTACTTTTCTGGTCAAAGGCAACTATTGGACCCATAATGGCAAGACCATTGAAAAATCAGAGTCAACCCCTGGAAAATATTTCATTGAACACAT AATTAAAAAGATCGATTACCACTCTGCTGGAATATATGCATGTTTCTTCCAAACAGAACCTGAGGTTAATGCTACTATTGAAGTTAAAG TTCCCCCATATGTAGGGGCCTACAAACACTCTGAAAATGCTAATGAGAACGACAAAGCTGTCCTAACATGTGTGAGCCATGGATACCCCCTGCCTACTGACTGGAGTTGGTATAAGCTGGGTGAAAATGAAGATGAAAAG GTGCCCATTGTCAATGGCACTGTTGACAAGTATGAGATCAAGAGCACCCCCAACAAGACCATGCTGTACGTGAAAGACCTGGACATCAACGCGGACATGGGCATGTACCAGTGCCAGGGCACCAATGAAATGGGATCAGCCAGTGATCAGATTCAGCTGCGTGTGCGTAGCCAGCTGGCCGCCCTTTGGCCATTCCTCGGCATTGTCGCTGAGGTCATTATTCTCATCACCATCATCTTCATCTATGAGAAGAGGAGAAAGCCAGACGAGATCAGTGACG ATGATGACTCAGGATCTGCACCACt GAAGAGCAATGCCGCTACAAACCACAAAGACAAAAATGTCCGGCAAAGGAACTCCAACTGA
- the LOC113040034 gene encoding basigin-like isoform X3: protein MRRKLFGVILAVCIGWFQAEALTDPVITTKPEVVSDQNQTSATLSCNLTNTTFLVKGNYWTHNGKTIEKSESTPGKYFIEHIIKKIDYHSAGIYACFFQTEPEVNATIEVKVPPYVGAYKHSENANENDKAVLTCVSHGYPLPTDWSWYKLGENEDEKVPIVNGTVDKYEIKSTPNKTMLYVKDLDINADMGMYQCQGTNEMGSASDQIQLRVRSQLAALWPFLGIVAEVIILITIIFIYEKRRKPDEISDDDDSGSAPLKSNAATNHKDKNVRQRNSN from the exons ATGAGAAGGAAGCTGTTTGGCGTAATTCTCGCCGTTTGTATCGGTTGGTTTCAAGCCGAGGCTTTGACAG ATCCAGTCATCACGACCAAACCAGAGGTGGTGAGCGACCAGAACCAGACCTCTGCAACACTCAGCTGCAACCTTACCAACACTACTTTTCTGGTCAAAGGCAACTATTGGACCCATAATGGCAAGACCATTGAAAAATCAGAGTCAACCCCTGGAAAATATTTCATTGAACACAT AATTAAAAAGATCGATTACCACTCTGCTGGAATATATGCATGTTTCTTCCAAACAGAACCTGAGGTTAATGCTACTATTGAAGTTAAAG TTCCCCCATATGTAGGGGCCTACAAACACTCTGAAAATGCTAATGAGAACGACAAAGCTGTCCTAACATGTGTGAGCCATGGATACCCCCTGCCTACTGACTGGAGTTGGTATAAGCTGGGTGAAAATGAAGATGAAAAG GTGCCCATTGTCAATGGCACTGTTGACAAGTATGAGATCAAGAGCACCCCCAACAAGACCATGCTGTACGTGAAAGACCTGGACATCAACGCGGACATGGGCATGTACCAGTGCCAGGGCACCAATGAAATGGGATCAGCCAGTGATCAGATTCAGCTGCGTGTGCGTAGCCAGCTGGCCGCCCTTTGGCCATTCCTCGGCATTGTCGCTGAGGTCATTATTCTCATCACCATCATCTTCATCTATGAGAAGAGGAGAAAGCCAGACGAGATCAGTGACG ATGATGACTCAGGATCTGCACCACt GAAGAGCAATGCCGCTACAAACCACAAAGACAAAAATGTCCGGCAAAGGAACTCCAACTGA
- the LOC113040533 gene encoding C3 and PZP-like alpha-2-macroglobulin domain-containing protein 8: MRALHVHHKSWTLWTVFMVCVMSGVHSQERQGYLIAAPSVFRAGVEEAVSVTIFNAVEDTRVQLQLSVKGEIVAHSHGTVRDKGTIKIKVPSDLRGQAHLKVWGNRQLNEGGFIFHNHTTVTVDSKGTTVFIQTDKPVYKPRQKVLINVYAVTPDLRPTSEKIEAYIVDPRGSRIIHWKALKSVCCGIVNMSFPLSDQPVFGEWLVFVEMQGHTYNKSFEVQKYVMPRFELIIEPPPYIRDLNSCEQVTVKARYTFGKPVSGKLTVNMTVNGIGYYRHEVGHSVVKSMEIKGSATFRLCVKDMMPLEVTDHFRGAVNMWVTVSSVDGGQQTMFDDSTHAMSGKVLYWRSK, from the exons AGGATACCTGATTGCTGCACCATCTGTCTTCCGTGCCGGTGTGGAGGAGGCCGTGAGTGTGACCATCTTCAATGCAGTAGAGGACACACGAGTACAACTGCAGCTCAGCGTCAAGGGCGAGATTGTGGCTCATAGTCATGGCACTGTTCGAG atAAAGGCACCATCAAAATAAAG GTGCCGTCAGATCTCAGAGGCCAGGCACATTTGAAGGTTTGGGGGAACCGCCAGCTCAATGAGGGTGGCTTCATCTTCCACAACCACACCACTGTGACGGTGGACAGCAaaggcacaactgttttcatccaGACCGACAAGCCAGTCTATAAACCCCGGCAGAAAG TTCTTATAAATGTATATGCTGTCACACCAGACCTAAGGCCAACCAGTGAAAAG attGAGGCTTACATAGTG GACCCCAGAGGATCCCGCATAATCCATTGGAAAGCTCTGAAGTCTGTATGTTGTG GAATTGTCAATATGAGCTTTCCACTATCAGACCAACCAGTCTTTGGCGAATGGCTAGTCTTCGTGGAGATGCAAGGCCACACATACAACAAGTCGTTTGAAGTGCAGAAGTATG TCATGCCCAGGTTTGAGCTCATCATTGAGCCCCCTCCCTACATTCGAGACCTCAATTCATGTGAACAGGTCACAGTCAAGGCAAG GTACACCTTTGGAAAGCCAGTGTCGGGCAAATTAACAGTTAATATGACAGTCAATGGCATAGGCTACTACAGACATGAAGTTGGCCACTCAGTGGTGAAATCAATGGAG ATTAAAGGATCAGCCACTTTCAGGCTCTGCGTGAAGGACATGATGCCCCTAGAGGTTACAGACCATTTCCGAGGTGCAGTGAACATGTGGGTGACAGTGAGCAGCGTGGATGGCGGACAGCAGACCATGTTTGATGATTCAAC TCATGCCATGAGTGGAAAAGTCTTGTATTGGAGAAGTAAGTGA
- the LOC113040034 gene encoding basigin-like isoform X2 has protein sequence MRRKLFGVILAVCIGWFQAEALTAGFIKSPLSQMKLIEDSAELDCEVIGNPIPEVQWWFIEGEEPIETVTQLFDGAKEDRVRINATYINHATSTLILTNLTLNDTGVYECRASNDPDRNDLRTPPKVKWIRSQANVIVFEHPVITTKPEVVSDQNQTSATLSCNLTNTTFLVKGNYWTHNGKTIEKSESTPGKYFIEHIIKKIDYHSAGIYACFFQTEPEVNATIEVKVPPYVGAYKHSENANENDKAVLTCVSHGYPLPTDWSWYKLGENEDEKVPIVNGTVDKYEIKSTPNKTMLYVKDLDINADMGMYQCQGTNEMGSASDQIQLRVRSQLAALWPFLGIVAEVIILITIIFIYEKRRKPDEISDGSAPLKSNAATNHKDKNVRQRNSN, from the exons ATGAGAAGGAAGCTGTTTGGCGTAATTCTCGCCGTTTGTATCGGTTGGTTTCAAGCCGAGGCTTTGACAG CGGGCTTCATAAAATCGCCCTTGTCTCAGATGAAACTCATAGAAGACAGTGCCGAGCTGGATTGCGAGGTCATAGGGAACCCCATCCCCGAAGTTCAGTGGTGGTTCATTGAGGGCGAAGAGCCGATTGAAACGGTCACCCAGCTGTTTGACGGTGCAAAAGAGGATCGCGTACGCATCAATGCCACTTATATCAACCACGCCACCAGCACGCTCATCCTCACCAACCTAACTCTCAACGACACGGGTGTTTACGAGTGCCGTGCTTCAAATGACCCTGACCGCAATGACCTCAGGACCCCACCCAAAGTCAAGTGGATTCGCTCGCAAGCGAACGTTATAGTGTTTGAAC ATCCAGTCATCACGACCAAACCAGAGGTGGTGAGCGACCAGAACCAGACCTCTGCAACACTCAGCTGCAACCTTACCAACACTACTTTTCTGGTCAAAGGCAACTATTGGACCCATAATGGCAAGACCATTGAAAAATCAGAGTCAACCCCTGGAAAATATTTCATTGAACACAT AATTAAAAAGATCGATTACCACTCTGCTGGAATATATGCATGTTTCTTCCAAACAGAACCTGAGGTTAATGCTACTATTGAAGTTAAAG TTCCCCCATATGTAGGGGCCTACAAACACTCTGAAAATGCTAATGAGAACGACAAAGCTGTCCTAACATGTGTGAGCCATGGATACCCCCTGCCTACTGACTGGAGTTGGTATAAGCTGGGTGAAAATGAAGATGAAAAG GTGCCCATTGTCAATGGCACTGTTGACAAGTATGAGATCAAGAGCACCCCCAACAAGACCATGCTGTACGTGAAAGACCTGGACATCAACGCGGACATGGGCATGTACCAGTGCCAGGGCACCAATGAAATGGGATCAGCCAGTGATCAGATTCAGCTGCGTGTGCGTAGCCAGCTGGCCGCCCTTTGGCCATTCCTCGGCATTGTCGCTGAGGTCATTATTCTCATCACCATCATCTTCATCTATGAGAAGAGGAGAAAGCCAGACGAGATCAGTGACG GATCTGCACCACt GAAGAGCAATGCCGCTACAAACCACAAAGACAAAAATGTCCGGCAAAGGAACTCCAACTGA
- the LOC113040035 gene encoding potassium/sodium hyperpolarization-activated cyclic nucleotide-gated channel 2-like produces MDEAEDGDEDHKETRRGDILDSSYKMKRVTPGGGAAASRISNNKDFASVSCGRSTESTALLCHGDAARDKSGVDGEDGSGMRCVINGDCRRDESLSSTLSKQEKQTGGGFPASACHSSTSSMDGSVTPAPTAAAPPAEKKDSRVSFSSAPPTQGPSSNQQHSQPDSSVGFPKSEDGQITADDAEARDNQTYMQRQFSSMLQPGVNKFSLRMFGSQKAVEKEQERVKSAGNWIIHPYSDFRFYWDFTMLMFMVGNLIIIPVGITFFKEETTTPWIIFNVVSDTFFLMDLVLNFRTGIVYEDNTEIILDPEKIKMKYLKTWFVVDFVSSIPVDYIFLIVEKGIDSEVYKTARALRIVRFTKILSLLRLLRLSRLIRYIHQWEEVR; encoded by the exons ATGGACGAAGCGGAGGACGGCGATGAAGACCACAAAGAGACTCGCAGGGGCGACATCCTTGACTCTTCCTACAAGATGAAGCGTGTAACGCCAGGAGGGGGAGCAGCGGCGAGCAGGATCTCCAACAACAAGGACTTCGCCTCCGTCTCCTGTGGACGCAGCACGGAATCCACCGCGCTCCTCTGCCACGGAGATGCTGCCAGGGACAAGAGTGGGGTTGACGGCGAGGATGGCTCCGGAATGAGATGCGTGATCAACGGAGACTGCCGAAGAGACGAGAGCTTGTCCTCAACCCTCTCCAAGCAGGAGAAGCAGACAGGTGGAGGCTTCCCAGCATCTGCATGTCACTCCAGCACCTCCAGCATGGACGGCTCGGTCACTCCTGCCCCGACCGCCGCTGCTCCTCCCGCTGAGAAGAAGGACTCGAGAGTTTCCTTCTCCAGCGCTCCACCGACCCAAGGACCGAGCTCGAACCAGCAGCATTCGCAGCCGGACAGTTCTGTCGGCTTTCCCAAGTCTGAGGATGGCCAGATCACGGCAGATGATGCGGAAGCCAGGGACAATCAAACTTACATGCAGAGGCAGTTCAGCTCCATGCTGCAGCCCGGGGTCAACAAATTCTCCCTGCGTATGTTTGGGAGTCAAAAGGCAGTGGAGAAGGAACAGGAACGAGTCAAATCCGCCGGCAATTGGATTATTCATCCATACAGTGATTTCAG GTTCTACTGGGATTTCACAATGCTAATGTTTATGGTGGGCAACTTGATTATCATTCCTGTGGGCATCACCTTCTTCAAGGAGGAAACCACCACCCCTTGGATTATCTTCAACGTTGTGTCTGACACGTTCTTCCTCATGGACCTGGTATTGAACTTCCGCACAGGCATAGTCTATGAAGACAACACGGAGATAATACTGGACCCTGAAAAGATCAAGatgaagtacctgaagacatggttTGTGGTGGACTTTGTCTCATCCATCCCGGTGGATTATATCTTTCTCATCGTAGAGAAAGGCATTGACTCTGAGGTTTACAAGACGGCCAGAGCATTGCGGATTGTGCGTTTCACCAAGATCCTCAGTTTACTGCGACTTCTTAGACTATCCAGACTGATTCGGTACATCCATCAATGGGAAGAGGTAAGATGA